In Lactuca sativa cultivar Salinas chromosome 5, Lsat_Salinas_v11, whole genome shotgun sequence, the DNA window GTAAACAAACGCCAGGTCAGCAAGAACCGCTTGCAAAATCATCTGCTTCTCTTTCCCACAAAGACCTTCGTATTCATTAATCGAACTTTGCAGCAACGTGCTCCCGACCTTGGCCTCCTTCGCCTCTCCGTTTGAACTCACTGTTTTCGGGTCCCggttcgtattcatattcgtatccGTATCCGTATTCGTATCCGACACTTCCAGTAAATGTAAAGCGTTAAGAAGACAACTTTTCGCGAAAGTTAAGGAAAGATTCGGGTCGACTTGCACtgtgtttttcaaattccaacaTTGGACAACGAGTTGGCGCCATTTTCCCCTACCAACAACATTAACGTCGATCTCGTTTTTCTTTTCGGAAAACATAATACAACACTCAGCGATCCGAAGCCATAAAAGCGGGCGTTTGACGAAAACTGCACCGGCCTGTTGAAAGCATCTCACTGCGAGGACCGGTTTCCCGCTCGCGAGATAAACCAACCCGCAGTTGTACGCAAAAAGGACGGATTTGTCCTGTGAGAAGCTAAAGAGCTTGAGTTTTTCCTTTCGGGCGTTGGTGTTGGTTAGTGCTTTTGAGAAAAAGACGGCTGAGGTCTGGTACTTTCCGAGTTGGTAGTAAATGCATCCGAGGTTGTTGTAGTACAAGGATGAAGTTGACTCGGTTTGACCGACAGACGCCATTAGAAGCTTTATGGCTTTTCGGTGGTTACTTCGCGCGTACTCGAGTTGAGATTTTAGGAAAAGCGCGAGGGAATAGTCTTTTCCGCGTGCGATGTTCATAGCCAATTTGACTTCACGTTTAGCGGCTTTAAGGTTTCTTGTGAGGATGAGGAGCCAGACTTTGTATAGATGGACTTTGAGGCGTAAATCGGGGGCTGTGATTAGGGAGTCGTCTGGTTGGGTGGGATTGTTTGAGGGTCTTGTTGGGGTGTTGGTGACATCGAGAGTTGAGATTAGGGATTCGTAGAGGGTTTCTTCTGAGAGGGTGCGAGAGAGTGGGCTTTCGGGGCCATTTGTGTTATCGGGGTTCACTGGATCTGATGATATGATGACGTTGGcgggtgctgaggtggatttTGTTACTAGGTTTGTTGACTGTTGTTGTTGAATCAAGGTTCCGGAATCACCTTGGTTGCCTAGGTTATTGCCGCCTACTCTTTCCAAATAGTTGATTACATCCTGTAAAGAGGACAAATTTATTAAACAGACATAAGTGCCCTTGACCCTTGTAATAAAAGATAGGGTTATGTATCCATGGTTGTGTGGGTCCCTGATGCAGCTTTTTCTTTTATAAagacaaaaatataaaaacaagaaACTTACTGCAGCTCTTGAAGCATGGTGGCATACTAAAGAAACATCCAGTAACAAGAGACAAACATGACGTGCTACCCTCTGTAGAAAACACACTGATCAGCACACTTGAATAAAATCCCTTGACAAAAttgatattttaatttattttcttacCTCATCTATAGGTTCAATATTTTGATATAATCTCTCCAAAATGGAGAAAGA includes these proteins:
- the LOC111881905 gene encoding uncharacterized protein LOC111881905, whose amino-acid sequence is MDPSSLTPANNSRVDASLVSDADLISVTQTLAKEAYVLFQLGKYVECLKVLNQILEKKADDPKVLHNIAIVENFQDGFSNPKRFLEALDSLKKRNERLAHSSGENTEALNNKIKALGNKGNNVVGQGISADDFDVSVIMFNIAVILYHLHEYEKSFSILERLYQNIEPIDERVARHVCLLLLDVSLVCHHASRAADVINYLERVGGNNLGNQGDSGTLIQQQQSTNLVTKSTSAPANVIISSDPVNPDNTNGPESPLSRTLSEETLYESLISTLDVTNTPTRPSNNPTQPDDSLITAPDLRLKVHLYKVWLLILTRNLKAAKREVKLAMNIARGKDYSLALFLKSQLEYARSNHRKAIKLLMASVGQTESTSSLYYNNLGCIYYQLGKYQTSAVFFSKALTNTNARKEKLKLFSFSQDKSVLFAYNCGLVYLASGKPVLAVRCFQQAGAVFVKRPLLWLRIAECCIMFSEKKNEIDVNVVGRGKWRQLVVQCWNLKNTVQVDPNLSLTFAKSCLLNALHLLEVSDTNTDTDTNMNTNRDPKTVSSNGEAKEAKVGSTLLQSSINEYEGLCGKEKQMILQAVLADLAFVYLELGNAVKALATARSLLRLPECSRVYVFLGNMYAAEAYCLLNQPKQASEHLSVYISGKDNNTEFPYSEQDCDMWQVRKAVDLDEPNSNNALSQDQWLPQGGLCLKPEVARGVLLANIAAIAAAEGDMERAEEAVAMALSVIPDNVEVVLTAIYIDLVRGNTREAVGKLKQCSRVRFLPGK